attaataaaaatattatttaaaaaaaaaatcaaaaataattgaaaaaagaaaatgatgccactaacaaaaccaaaaaccctaaatcataaacctaaactctaaaccctaaattttgtCCAAGACAAAACTTAGGTCACCCCCtatggtgaacctttaaattcaccaccTCTCTTATCACCAATCAAAGCGCCACctagataattaataaaaaatattattttatttaaaaaatttaaaatagttaaaaaaatgatgtctaacaaaaccctaaatcttaaattctaaaccctaaatctaaatctaacccctaaatactaaacccaaatagtaaaccctaaacccaaaccctatactataaacccaaatcctaaaccctaaacccaaactgtaaacccaaatcctagaccatAAACCTAaaccgtaaactctaaacccaaacccaaatcctagaccctaaaccaaactgtaaaccttaaactcaaaattcaaaccttttgggtttagggtttacggtttgggtttagggtctatgaTTCAGGTTTAGGATAtaaaatttgggtttagggtttatggtttaggatttgggtttagggtatagggtttgggtttatgatCTAGAGCTTGGGtataggatttagggtttagagtttgggttcaagatttagggtttagagtttaatttagggttttgttattggcatcattttcttttttcaattatttttgatttttttaaaaaataattaatatttttggtaatAATCTTGTTGGGATTTTGATTGGTTATGAAAGGGTCGGTGAATTTAAATAACCTAAGTTTTGTCCATAGTCAAACTATAACTTCCGGCCGTGCGAAATGTTTAAGCCAAAACAAAGCAAAGTAACTGGAGTTTGTTCCCTTATAATCCAAagaacagaaagaaagaaagaacaagTGGTGTAGAACAATCAAATACCCTtttctcaaaagaaaaaaaaaaatcaaatacctTTGGTGGTGAAGAGGATCTTGTGAACAGTAGCATGCAAATAGACAGCAATGCTGTTCGGATTAGAATACTCCAACAGGTTCGCCGCCGTATGTCTTTGACCGGCATCATCAAAGATTGTATCACCGATCTTGGTCCCGTTGATATGATCGTACGTGAAACCGTTGTAAGGAAACTCTCCAACCTCCAAAAGCCCGTCCTTCAACGCGGTTTGCCATCCCAACATCGGAGGTTTAAACGCTACTTTCTTCTCGACCCACCCGTAAGCAGCTTCCACTTCATCGCTCATCCAGTCGGCCTCCTTCACGTAGTCATCCCCCGCACGCGTGTAGAATCCAGCGTTTAGCACCGAGCCTCCACCGAGGACGCGCGCACGTGTGTTGTAGACGCCGTCTTCGGATACGAAAAGCTGCGACCACGATTTAGATGTGTTTGAGAGTGTTTTGGCAAAGTTTCCGATATCAGTTGCCGTCGAGTTATCGTAAGGCGAGCCGCCGCGTTCAAGAACCAAAACTGTAGCGTTTTGAGAGAGTGTACGCTCCGTATCCAcgtggacggggtcaaacatgttaattaaacatatattttttttctttacaatttgattcattattaaccgtttgttctttttattaggttcaaccgatccgggaacgggatcagcgcatggatcaaccgtatgatgtactcggccctcgacaagggacatccgactttcactcacttccctaccgacaagcagcatctgtggtttcgtcagtttgcggtaagtattctaattttttacttatattttaaatttttaatataaattttctactaattgtgtttttttttcagcaagaattcaactgaaattccgatgagacgctttttatctatcaccacttcgtccataaagttatggacaactattggaagcagatccacgagtggaagaagaagtgaaaaatcaacaaagtttgtttttaatttattaaacaattttttaatttattaaacgattttttaatttatttaactattttctttttttttttattaaaaggtctcaaagtcgataaacaacacggtctggacggagttgtgtgcgcattgggataaggaagagacgaaagaaacttcttccaccaactccaccaaccgcaggagcgaccgtaaagggaagggcgtcttcaagcataacttgggtgctcaatctattgcctctctgggagatcgcattgGTAAGTTCagtcgctttttcttcaattatttaagttttgaaattttatttttttgtgcatttcttctaatttctaatgtttctttaatttatgtttttttcaaggcagaagaaaatgatggcgagccggttgatgatctcgccctaatgaagagggcgtataccaacaagaagaccggccagattgatgacggtcttgtgagggaagtggtcaccctggtccaaactcaggtgcaggacgaagtgtctcagcttcaaaccgaggatgacgcactacaagaaaacagcaaggattctgagggaaaaaatcgtcggaatttcgtcggaatatcgttattccgacgacataccgacaaaacaagtcctcggaaataattcctcggaatttcttctttcctcggaaatccctcggaattttccaacggaattccgaggaaacaaatttccgaggatcactagtttgtcggaaatctcctcggaatataccgagggaaaactTCGTCAGGATATTTCCTCgaaagttcatcgatcgatgcgtttttggacatatatacatcgatcgatcggaatataccgagggaacggttcctcggtatattccgaggaaaggtgtccctcggtatattctgaacgtttttttataaacagatcgatcgatggatttatgtccaaaaacgcatcgatcgatcgagtaaaaaatataattaatttcctcgaaatgtaaaaaatattaatttttttttaaaaattaaatttttgaaatttaaattcgaaaatataaaattaaaattgaaatcatattaattaatattcaaagtttcacaaataaaaataaaacattctgagtttttggaaaaaaaaaaactacgggtctggcacgtccggaaacacctcgttcgggtacatcctctgcatcatctccatcatttgctggttcagcctcctctgtgcctcatagcccgcctgttgagccgccatctgggtctccaacaaagatatgcgattatccttgtccttcaactgagccgtaagtacttctggatcaacaaagggcggtggtgcagaagaaggaggaaccgaccgggtgcgacgacccaaaccgaccaaacgtcccttcttctttggaaccgactgaatagaaaatagccaaatttacaaatttaaaccaagaaataaatgaattgaacttaaaaaaaaaaaacttacggattcaacgatttcgttgattcgaaaccgggacaagttggtcgaagccgtcgaagcgtcatcctcggtttgaagctgagacacttcgtctaccacctaagtttggaccaggtcgaccacgtccctcacaaaaccgtcatcaatctggccggtcttcttgttcgtatacgccctcctcattagggcgagatcatcaaccggctcgccatcattttcttccgccttgaaaaaaaacataaattaaagaaacattagaaattagaagaaatgcacgataaattaaaattctcgaactcaaataattgaagaaaaagcggttgaactttccatgcgatctcccagagtggcaatagattgagcactcaagttatgcttgtagatgcccttccctttacggtcgctcctgcggttggtggagttggtggaagaagtttctttcgtctcttccttatcccaatgcgcacacaactccttccagaccgtgtcgttcatcgactttgggaccttttaataataaaaaaaagaaaatagtttaataaattaaaaaattgtttaataaattaaatcaaaccttattgatttcccacttcttcttccactcgtggatttgcttcccatagttgtccataactttatggacaaagtggtgatagataaagagtgtctcatcggaattccagttgaactcttgcagaaaaaaaacacaattagtagaaaatttatattatagattaaaaatataagtaaaaaattagaatacttaccgcaaactgacgaaaccacagaacctgcttgtcggtagggaagtgagtgaaagtcggatgtcccctgtcgagggccgagtacatcatacggttgatccatgcgctgatcccgttcccggatcggttgaacctaataaaaagaacaaacggttaataatgaatccaaatttaaagaaaaaaaaatgtttaattttaccatgtttgaccccgtccatgtggatacggagtgagatacggaagatggtcacgaccgggctgttgaaccaactccgcaacactcatcactcccggaggacccggaggaacaggagcggatgcagcagcgggagcgagaggagcaggagcgggtgcagcagagggagatgtattgGTGGAGTTGTGGGGCGAAggagaatcctgaaaatggctggaatcccaagactggctccccgtaccaccacgaccacgacgctgtcgaggccgggtctgatcatcatgagacatgtaaattaaaaatatatatttaataaatacagaaatatataaattaattttttttaaaaaaaattcaaataatttaatcacaaaaaaagatttatatatattaaaaatatttaataaatatataaaaatagttctaataaacaaaaaatagttttaataaataaaaaatagtttaataattacaaaaaatagttttaataatatatatatatatatatattaaaaatatttttaaatcccaaataatagttttaatcacaaaaaaagttttatagatatttaaaatgttttgtaaaatccaaaaaatcgaatttatatacaaaaaagattttgtaaaatccagaaaatcgaatttatatagaaaaatcgttttgtaaaatacaaaaatcgattttatatacaaaaatcgattttataaatacaaaaaaaataaaaaaattataaa
This genomic stretch from Brassica napus cultivar Da-Ae chromosome C9, Da-Ae, whole genome shotgun sequence harbors:
- the LOC106423655 gene encoding protein HOTHEAD-like, whose protein sequence is MFDPVHVDTERTLSQNATVLVLERGGSPYDNSTATDIGNFAKTLSNTSKSWSQLFVSEDGVYNTRARVLGGGSVLNAGFYTRAGDDYVKEADWMSDEVEAAYGWVEKKVAFKPPMLGWQTALKDGLLEVGEFPYNGFTYDHINGTKIGDTIFDDAGQRHTAANLLEYSNPNSIAVYLHATVHKILFTTKGRPRPKAYGVIFQDANGLLHKAELAKNAMNEVILSAGAIGSPQLLMLSGVGPMAHLVAHGIKPVVLDHPMVGQGMGDNPMNAIFIPSPTPVEVSLIQVVGITKFDSYIEGASGVIFSYSWTRNFFDGVLNYFNEV